From the genome of Bacteroides sp. MSB163, one region includes:
- a CDS encoding SufE family protein produces the protein MSINEAQDEVIAEFSDFDDWMDRYQLLIDLGNEQEPLDEKYKTEQNLIEGCQSRVWLQADEEDGKIIFKAESDALIVKGIISLLMKVLSGHTPNEILNADLYFIDKIGLKEHLSPTRSNGLLSMVKQMRMYALAFKTKDSSK, from the coding sequence ATGAGTATCAACGAAGCACAAGACGAAGTGATTGCGGAATTCAGCGACTTTGACGACTGGATGGATCGCTATCAGCTCCTCATAGACTTAGGAAACGAGCAGGAACCGCTCGACGAAAAATATAAAACGGAACAGAATCTGATTGAAGGTTGCCAAAGCCGCGTATGGCTGCAAGCTGACGAAGAGGATGGAAAAATTATCTTCAAAGCAGAAAGCGACGCTTTGATTGTAAAAGGTATCATTTCGTTGCTGATGAAAGTCCTTTCCGGGCATACACCAAACGAAATTCTGAATGCTGATCTTTATTTCATCGATAAGATAGGATTGAAAGAACATCTTTCTCCTACCCGTAGCAATGGTTTGCTGTCTATGGTGAAGCAGATGCGGATGTATGCGCTGGCTTTCAAGACGAAAGATAGTAGTAAATAA
- a CDS encoding M28 family peptidase: MKRNYTLIPLCLVLLAFIACSNNTKKASDDAEATVKNVVNVPQFNADSAYQYVKAQVDFGPRVPNTKAHVDCGNYLADKLTEFGAKVTNQYVDLPAYTGTLLKARNIIGSYKPDMKKRIVLFSHWDSRPWADADPDAKKHYTPILGANDGASGVGVLLEIARHLQKQLPEMGIDIVFVDAEDYGTHQAYNGPHKEEYWGLGSQYWARNPHVQGYNARFGILLDMVGGKNAEFRYEGLSHEVAPNVNEKVWKTANALGFGRHFVQKKGGFVTDDHTFINKYAKIPTIDIVPYYPEGDFFEHWHTVKDDMDAIDKATLQAVGQTVMQVIYSEK, from the coding sequence ATGAAACGGAATTATACTCTCATCCCTTTATGCCTGGTGTTGCTTGCATTCATAGCATGCAGCAACAATACCAAAAAGGCAAGCGACGACGCTGAAGCAACTGTTAAAAACGTCGTCAATGTTCCACAGTTCAATGCAGACAGTGCTTACCAGTATGTGAAAGCACAGGTTGACTTCGGTCCACGCGTTCCTAATACGAAAGCGCATGTGGATTGCGGCAACTATCTGGCTGATAAACTGACAGAATTCGGCGCAAAGGTTACTAACCAATATGTAGACTTACCTGCCTATACCGGCACATTACTAAAAGCCCGGAATATTATCGGTTCCTACAAACCGGATATGAAAAAGCGTATCGTCCTTTTTTCGCATTGGGACAGCCGTCCGTGGGCAGACGCTGACCCGGACGCCAAAAAGCATTACACACCCATTTTAGGTGCCAATGACGGTGCCAGCGGTGTAGGCGTATTATTGGAAATAGCACGTCATTTACAGAAACAGTTACCGGAAATGGGTATCGATATTGTTTTTGTAGATGCTGAAGATTATGGAACACACCAGGCTTACAATGGCCCGCATAAAGAGGAATACTGGGGACTCGGTTCCCAGTATTGGGCACGTAATCCGCATGTGCAAGGATATAATGCACGCTTCGGTATACTGCTGGACATGGTAGGGGGCAAGAATGCAGAATTCCGTTATGAAGGTTTGTCTCATGAAGTAGCTCCCAATGTCAATGAGAAAGTCTGGAAAACAGCCAATGCTTTAGGTTTCGGGCGCCATTTTGTACAGAAAAAAGGCGGTTTCGTAACCGATGACCATACGTTCATCAACAAGTACGCCAAAATTCCAACCATTGATATCGTTCCTTATTATCCGGAAGGTGATTTCTTTGAGCACTGGCATACTGTGAAAGATGACATGGATGCCATTGATAAGGCTACATTGCAAGCAGTGGGACAGACGGTAATGCAAGTTATTTACAGCGAGAAATAA
- a CDS encoding S66 peptidase family protein — protein MSSLIFPPYVQKGDRVIILSPSSKIDKSFLKGAKKRLKSWGLEVVMAKHAGSSHGTYGGSIKQRVEDLQNALDDEKAKVILCSRGGYGAVHLLGKLDFTRFREHPKWLIGFSDITALHNVLQKEGFASLHALMARHLTVESEDDFCTLALKDILFGHFNPETAESVETSENGFSYICPGHKLNHKGTASGILRGGNLSVFYGLRGTPYDIPAEGSILFIEDVGERPHAVERMIYNLKLGGILEKLSGLIIGQFTEYEENKSLGKELYGAIADLVKEYDYPVCFNFPVGHVSMNLPMINGAEVTLETGKKEVKLSFNLDKE, from the coding sequence ATGAGCAGCCTTATTTTTCCGCCATACGTACAAAAAGGTGATCGTGTCATCATCCTTTCTCCTTCCAGCAAGATAGACAAGTCTTTTTTGAAAGGAGCCAAAAAGCGTTTGAAGTCCTGGGGACTGGAAGTGGTAATGGCTAAACATGCCGGAAGCTCACACGGAACGTATGGAGGCAGCATCAAACAGCGCGTAGAAGACTTACAGAATGCCCTGGATGATGAAAAGGCTAAAGTCATTCTATGCAGCCGTGGCGGATATGGAGCAGTGCACTTGTTAGGGAAACTCGATTTTACCCGCTTTCGTGAACATCCTAAATGGCTGATTGGTTTCAGTGACATTACCGCATTACATAATGTGCTCCAGAAAGAAGGTTTTGCATCACTCCACGCCCTGATGGCACGCCATCTGACGGTAGAATCCGAAGATGACTTCTGCACACTGGCACTCAAAGATATCCTCTTTGGACATTTTAATCCGGAGACGGCAGAATCTGTAGAAACCTCGGAAAATGGTTTCAGCTATATTTGCCCCGGGCACAAATTAAACCATAAAGGAACTGCCAGCGGCATTTTACGAGGTGGCAACCTGTCCGTATTTTATGGGTTGCGTGGCACCCCTTACGATATACCTGCCGAAGGAAGCATTCTCTTTATAGAAGATGTAGGCGAACGTCCGCATGCAGTAGAGCGCATGATCTACAATCTGAAACTGGGCGGTATATTAGAAAAACTATCCGGTCTTATTATCGGACAGTTTACGGAATACGAGGAAAACAAGTCTTTGGGGAAAGAGTTATACGGTGCAATTGCCGACCTCGTGAAAGAATACGATTACCCCGTCTGTTTTAATTTCCCGGTAGGACATGTCAGCATGAACCTGCCCATGATAAACGGAGCGGAAGTAACGCTGGAGACCGGAAAAAAAGAAGTGAAATTAAGTTTTAATTTAGATAAAGAATGA
- a CDS encoding phosphate acyltransferase, translating to MEPIRSFDQLTSHLKSLNKRKRIAVVCANDPNTEYAISRSLEEGIAEFLMVGDSAILEKYPTLKKYPQYVRTVHIEDPNEAAREAVRIVREGGADILMKGIINTDNLLHAILDKEKGLLPKGKILTHLAVMQIPTYDKLLFFSDAAVIPRPTLQQRIEMIWYAIHTCRHFGIEQPRISLIHCTEKVSAKFPHSLDYVNIVELAEAGEFGNVIIDGPLDVKTSCEKTSGDIKGIASPINGEADVLIFPNIESGNAFYKAVSLFAHADMAGLLQGPVCPVVLPSRSDSGLSKYYSIAMACLTCACD from the coding sequence ATGGAACCTATTCGAAGCTTTGATCAACTAACCTCGCACTTGAAATCCTTGAACAAAAGGAAACGTATTGCAGTAGTTTGTGCTAATGACCCCAATACGGAATATGCCATTTCTCGTTCTCTGGAAGAAGGGATTGCGGAGTTCCTGATGGTTGGCGACTCTGCGATTCTTGAAAAATATCCTACATTGAAGAAATATCCCCAGTACGTCCGTACCGTGCATATAGAGGATCCCAATGAGGCGGCGCGTGAGGCTGTACGTATTGTCCGTGAGGGTGGAGCGGATATTTTGATGAAAGGCATTATCAATACGGATAATTTATTGCATGCTATCCTTGACAAAGAAAAAGGTCTGTTGCCTAAGGGGAAAATCCTAACTCATCTGGCTGTAATGCAGATTCCTACGTATGATAAATTGTTGTTCTTCTCGGATGCCGCCGTAATTCCGCGACCTACTTTGCAGCAACGCATAGAGATGATCTGGTATGCCATCCATACTTGTCGCCACTTTGGCATCGAACAACCTCGCATTTCACTTATTCATTGTACGGAGAAGGTAAGTGCCAAGTTCCCCCATTCGCTGGATTATGTTAATATCGTGGAGTTGGCGGAGGCCGGAGAATTCGGAAATGTAATAATCGATGGTCCGTTGGATGTGAAGACTTCCTGTGAGAAGACAAGCGGTGATATCAAAGGGATTGCATCTCCTATCAATGGAGAAGCGGATGTGCTGATCTTCCCTAATATCGAATCAGGAAACGCTTTTTATAAGGCTGTATCCTTGTTTGCCCATGCTGATATGGCAGGCCTGTTGCAAGGTCCTGTATGTCCGGTGGTGTTGCCCTCGCGTAGTGATTCCGGTCTCTCTAAATATTATAGTATTGCGATGGCATGCCTCACTTGTGCTTGTGACTAA
- the buk gene encoding butyrate kinase yields the protein MRILAINPGSTSTKIAVYEDTTPLLVRNIRHSVGELSHFPRVIDQFEFRKNLVIEALKENGIPFEFDAIVGRGGLLKPIPGGVYEVNDAMLDDIAHAMRSHACNLGCLIASELAALLPDCRAFIADPGVVDELDEVARITGSPLMPRITIWHALNQRAIARRYAAELTAASSDHPVRYEDLNLIICHLGGGISVGTHNHGRCIDVNNALDGEGPFSPERAGTLPAGPLIDLCYSHRFRKDELKKRISGHAGLAAHLGTTDIPAIIKSIEGGDTKAELVLNAMIYQVAKSVGAAAVVLYGKVDAILLTGGIAHSDYVISRLKERVSFLAPVHVYPGEDELEALAVNVLGALRGELPIQVYK from the coding sequence ATGAGAATTCTTGCTATCAATCCCGGTTCTACTTCAACGAAAATTGCAGTATACGAAGACACAACTCCGCTTTTGGTGCGTAACATTCGCCATTCGGTAGGAGAACTTTCCCATTTCCCTCGCGTCATCGACCAGTTTGAATTCCGCAAGAATTTGGTAATAGAAGCCTTAAAAGAGAATGGTATTCCTTTTGAATTTGATGCCATCGTAGGGCGTGGAGGATTACTGAAACCCATTCCGGGCGGGGTATACGAGGTGAACGATGCCATGTTGGATGATATAGCCCATGCCATGAGAAGCCATGCGTGCAACTTGGGGTGTCTTATTGCTTCCGAATTGGCGGCATTGCTCCCTGATTGCCGTGCTTTTATTGCTGATCCCGGTGTCGTGGATGAACTGGATGAGGTAGCCCGTATCACGGGTTCTCCACTGATGCCACGTATTACCATCTGGCATGCTTTGAACCAGCGTGCCATTGCCCGCCGTTATGCTGCCGAACTTACAGCCGCTTCTTCCGACCATCCGGTGCGCTACGAAGATTTGAACTTGATTATCTGTCATTTGGGTGGCGGAATCTCTGTCGGTACTCATAACCACGGTCGCTGCATCGACGTGAACAATGCCCTCGATGGAGAAGGACCTTTCTCGCCCGAGCGGGCAGGGACGTTGCCTGCGGGCCCATTGATTGACCTTTGCTATTCCCATCGTTTCAGGAAAGATGAGCTAAAGAAGCGTATTTCCGGTCATGCCGGTCTGGCAGCGCATCTTGGCACTACGGATATACCTGCTATTATCAAGTCCATAGAAGGTGGGGATACGAAAGCGGAATTGGTGCTGAATGCTATGATTTATCAGGTTGCCAAAAGTGTGGGTGCCGCCGCTGTTGTGCTTTACGGCAAAGTCGATGCAATTCTGCTGACGGGGGGGATTGCTCATTCCGATTATGTCATTTCCCGTTTGAAGGAACGGGTTTCTTTTCTTGCTCCGGTGCATGTCTATCCCGGGGAAGATGAACTGGAGGCACTTGCTGTCAATGTTCTGGGAGCATTGCGGGGGGAGTTGCCGATACAGGTCTATAAGTGA
- a CDS encoding SusD/RagB family nutrient-binding outer membrane lipoprotein: MKSKFIHTLVIGGLLITACTSNFDNLNSEDGSYDSGKQVMDNAGYTMYFNSIQQGIYFNYNWGEGTDWTFQTIQNLGVDMFAGYFHDMATKFAGENSVYNMNDGWNSSNWSTSYSQTVSALNKAEDFDSELPQYMSLIKIYRVATMHRLTDQYGPILYENHATAPVSQENAYKAMFADLDDAISLIDQTLSNGIEDKISYDILMRSQSTYSQYAKWANSLRLRLAMRISNVNSQMASEQAKKALSNKYGVLETNNDIVEVSTKTGYKNPLGTIGLSWWEVYMNASLESFMVGYDDPRTDRYFTPSVGGLADNSPAQRFDYAGMQKGIPQGFNFNTPKEVNHYKFHSRCTITADFPAPLMTSAEVWFLRAEAALRGYSTENVKDCYEKGVRLSFEQWGASGVDAYLASDAKPSDYKDVFFEKNDMKAMTTITPKWNEGASNEEKLERIITQKWLAIFPEGAEAWAEQRRTGYPKLFKTLANLSGGTIDTDKMVRRLPFPANLKTDQPELYRQLVDALGGQDNGGTDLWWSVGQNKF, from the coding sequence ATGAAAAGCAAATTTATACATACATTAGTGATAGGCGGATTATTAATTACCGCTTGTACAAGCAATTTTGATAACTTAAACTCCGAAGACGGTTCTTACGATTCTGGTAAGCAGGTCATGGACAATGCCGGATATACCATGTATTTCAATTCTATACAGCAAGGCATCTATTTCAACTACAACTGGGGAGAAGGTACAGATTGGACTTTCCAGACCATACAGAATTTAGGTGTCGATATGTTTGCAGGATATTTCCACGATATGGCAACTAAGTTTGCAGGAGAAAACTCCGTATACAATATGAACGACGGATGGAACAGTAGCAACTGGTCCACTTCATATAGCCAGACAGTTTCCGCACTCAACAAAGCGGAAGACTTTGATAGTGAGCTTCCACAATATATGTCTCTGATAAAAATATATAGAGTGGCAACTATGCATCGCCTGACGGACCAATATGGCCCCATCCTATATGAGAACCATGCAACAGCGCCTGTAAGCCAGGAAAATGCTTATAAAGCTATGTTTGCAGATTTAGATGATGCCATCAGTTTAATAGATCAGACGCTCTCCAATGGAATAGAGGATAAAATTTCTTATGACATCCTGATGAGAAGTCAATCAACTTACTCACAGTATGCAAAATGGGCTAATTCTCTACGTCTGCGTTTGGCAATGCGAATATCTAATGTAAATTCTCAAATGGCATCCGAACAAGCCAAGAAAGCCCTCTCCAACAAATATGGAGTATTGGAAACAAACAACGACATAGTAGAAGTTTCAACCAAAACCGGATATAAAAATCCGTTGGGAACTATCGGCCTTAGCTGGTGGGAAGTTTATATGAACGCATCTTTAGAGTCCTTCATGGTTGGTTACGATGATCCACGCACAGATAGGTATTTCACCCCTTCTGTAGGCGGACTTGCCGATAACAGCCCTGCGCAACGCTTTGACTATGCAGGTATGCAAAAAGGTATTCCCCAGGGATTTAACTTCAATACACCTAAAGAAGTTAACCACTATAAGTTCCACTCACGTTGCACCATTACGGCAGATTTTCCGGCTCCGCTGATGACTTCTGCAGAAGTGTGGTTCCTGCGTGCAGAAGCAGCCTTACGCGGATACTCTACAGAGAACGTAAAAGATTGCTATGAAAAAGGCGTACGTCTCTCCTTCGAACAATGGGGTGCCAGTGGCGTTGACGCTTATTTGGCAAGTGATGCCAAACCATCAGACTATAAAGATGTATTCTTTGAAAAGAACGATATGAAAGCCATGACTACCATCACTCCCAAATGGAATGAAGGTGCTTCTAATGAGGAAAAGCTGGAACGTATCATTACGCAAAAATGGTTAGCAATCTTCCCAGAAGGTGCTGAAGCATGGGCCGAGCAGCGTCGCACAGGTTATCCTAAATTATTCAAGACATTGGCAAACCTGAGCGGCGGAACGATAGATACTGATAAAATGGTACGTCGCCTTCCATTCCCGGCAAACTTGAAAACTGACCAGCCTGAATTATACAGACAATTGGTTGATGCTTTAGGTGGACAAGACAATGGTGGAACAGACTTATGGTGGTCTGTAGGACAGAATAAATTTTAA
- a CDS encoding TonB-dependent receptor → MRKISLNGLFCPKSLVFKQILRTMKITLFLLLFVTFQAYSNSSYSQNAKISIPRSELRVSEILDKIEAQTEYLFVYNKKSVDVRRTVNVDADNQPVSEVLDKIFNGTDIRYVMEGKNIVLTKQHEKASEIIAAVQQENISIKGVVTDTKGEPIIGANVVEKGTTNGCITNIDGEFTLNTPTNATLVISFIGYQPVTIALNGQKTLNVQMQEEALSLETVVVTAMGIKRKSSSLTYSVQQVGGDDLTRVKDPNMINALEGKIAGVTINKSASGLGGSAKVSIRGIRSAFEGGNNQPLYVIDGVPMMNSAKETTSSVMGGNSDSGNRDSGDGISNLNPDDIQTISVLKGASAAALYGSQAANGVIMITTKKGNVGSTRVTYSANVTFDRAISTPEFQNSYNSKWEKGNIKDHDNVGDFFGTGVTAINSISLSTGNAKAQTYFSYANTTAKGIIEKNKLERHNLTFRETGKFFNDKLTLDGNVNVMRQVGRNRPVTGGLYMNPLVGLYTFPRDLNMADYRSGEVLDEVRNMPKQNWYKDPETLQGMEGNPYWLVNRINTKDTRTRTIASLSANWEVTDWLKFQARGTADYISDKSEEKTWASTSTTLTGGSWTDQTDNGRYAYATGSDFMAYGDLMAMFNKTWGKFSLNAALGGSINYQKSNNLRIDSHTSGLYYPNVFTLTNIKYSSSTDMSVTNEARQVMQSVFATAQLGWNEALYLDLTARNDWSSTLYGTSKMDSGFFYPSVGLSWLAHNSFELPEWINFAKIRGSIAQVGNTLPLYKANLQPRIAIGGSINQVTDYNDGNLKPEISTSYEAGFEMKFFHNRFDIDFTWYKTLTKNQFLLVPMLPGSAYKNQMINAGKISNKGIELTVGGVPVQNENFRWRTQVNFSTNKNKVEKLADNYKVFAYGSGVNMAYRMIVKEGGSLGDLYGNSFKRDEAGKIVLDSEGLPELNTDRQQYLGNSQPKCTLGWSNTFNIYGVSVNFLIDARIGGDVMSFTQGQLDAHGVSKAAGEALDRGYVEVEGQKFTKTEKKDNIQGFYARVGDINGCTEYYMYKGTNIRLRELSIAYSLPEKWMEKTKVFKDINLSLVARNLFFIYKDAPFDPDALMSVGNDMQGVDVFGMPTTRSIGFNVKFTF, encoded by the coding sequence ATGAGAAAAATTTCTTTGAACGGGCTTTTTTGCCCAAAAAGTTTAGTATTTAAGCAAATATTACGAACTATGAAGATCACACTATTCCTTCTCTTGTTTGTAACGTTCCAAGCGTACAGTAATAGTAGCTACTCTCAGAATGCCAAAATCAGCATCCCCCGCTCTGAGTTGCGAGTAAGCGAAATCCTCGATAAAATCGAGGCTCAGACAGAGTATTTGTTTGTCTACAATAAGAAAAGCGTGGATGTGCGCCGCACCGTAAATGTAGATGCAGACAATCAACCGGTGTCCGAAGTTTTGGATAAAATCTTCAATGGTACCGACATCAGATATGTAATGGAAGGCAAGAATATTGTGCTGACCAAACAACATGAAAAGGCCAGTGAAATCATTGCTGCCGTACAACAAGAAAATATCTCTATAAAAGGTGTTGTTACCGATACCAAGGGTGAACCCATTATCGGTGCCAATGTTGTGGAAAAAGGAACTACAAACGGTTGCATTACCAATATAGACGGTGAGTTTACACTAAATACACCGACTAATGCAACGCTGGTTATCAGCTTTATCGGATACCAGCCTGTAACGATTGCTCTCAACGGGCAGAAAACTCTCAATGTGCAGATGCAGGAAGAAGCCCTGTCACTGGAAACGGTGGTAGTGACGGCTATGGGTATCAAGCGTAAGTCATCCTCACTAACTTATTCTGTACAACAAGTTGGAGGTGACGACTTAACCCGCGTTAAAGATCCCAATATGATTAATGCACTAGAAGGTAAAATTGCAGGCGTTACAATCAATAAAAGCGCTTCCGGTTTGGGAGGCTCGGCTAAAGTTTCCATCCGCGGTATTCGTTCGGCTTTTGAGGGAGGTAACAACCAGCCTTTGTACGTCATCGATGGTGTTCCCATGATGAATTCAGCCAAAGAAACGACTTCTTCAGTCATGGGTGGTAATTCAGACTCAGGTAACCGCGACTCCGGTGACGGTATATCCAATCTGAACCCGGACGACATTCAGACAATTTCCGTACTGAAAGGCGCTTCTGCGGCCGCCCTTTATGGTTCGCAAGCAGCAAACGGTGTTATCATGATTACTACTAAAAAAGGAAATGTAGGTTCAACCCGTGTGACTTATTCTGCCAATGTTACATTTGACCGTGCCATTTCCACACCTGAATTTCAAAACTCCTATAATTCAAAATGGGAAAAAGGAAATATCAAAGACCATGACAATGTAGGAGATTTCTTCGGAACCGGCGTTACAGCCATTAACTCTATTTCTTTATCAACAGGTAATGCAAAAGCGCAAACCTATTTCTCCTATGCCAATACAACCGCCAAAGGCATTATTGAAAAGAACAAACTGGAACGTCACAACCTAACCTTCCGTGAAACAGGTAAGTTCTTCAATGATAAGCTCACATTGGATGGAAACGTTAACGTCATGCGCCAGGTAGGTCGCAATCGCCCGGTTACAGGTGGATTATATATGAATCCGTTAGTAGGACTTTATACCTTCCCGCGCGACCTGAACATGGCAGATTATAGGAGTGGAGAAGTTCTTGACGAAGTACGTAACATGCCAAAACAGAATTGGTACAAAGATCCCGAAACCCTGCAAGGAATGGAAGGCAACCCTTATTGGTTAGTCAATCGCATCAACACGAAAGACACCCGTACGCGTACCATTGCTTCTTTAAGTGCGAATTGGGAAGTCACTGACTGGTTAAAATTTCAAGCCCGCGGTACAGCTGACTACATCAGTGACAAATCTGAAGAAAAGACATGGGCTTCTACCTCAACAACCTTGACAGGCGGTAGTTGGACAGACCAAACAGACAATGGACGTTATGCCTATGCAACCGGAAGTGATTTCATGGCCTATGGCGACCTGATGGCCATGTTCAATAAGACATGGGGCAAATTCAGTCTGAATGCGGCATTAGGAGGTTCTATCAACTATCAGAAGTCCAACAATTTACGAATTGACTCTCATACATCTGGTTTATATTATCCAAACGTATTTACACTGACGAATATTAAATATAGTTCTTCTACTGATATGTCAGTGACGAATGAAGCCCGCCAAGTAATGCAATCAGTATTCGCCACTGCCCAATTAGGTTGGAACGAAGCACTTTATCTGGACTTAACCGCCCGTAATGACTGGTCTTCCACCCTTTACGGTACCTCTAAAATGGACTCCGGATTCTTCTATCCGTCAGTTGGTTTATCATGGCTAGCGCACAACTCTTTCGAACTGCCCGAGTGGATTAATTTTGCAAAAATACGTGGCTCTATCGCTCAAGTCGGAAATACGTTGCCACTATATAAAGCAAACCTGCAACCGCGCATCGCCATAGGCGGAAGCATCAACCAGGTAACAGATTATAATGACGGCAATCTGAAACCGGAAATCTCAACTTCCTACGAAGCAGGCTTCGAGATGAAGTTTTTCCACAACCGTTTTGATATTGACTTCACCTGGTATAAGACATTGACTAAAAACCAATTCTTGCTAGTGCCAATGCTTCCGGGGTCTGCCTATAAGAACCAAATGATCAATGCTGGTAAGATCAGCAATAAAGGTATTGAATTAACCGTAGGCGGTGTGCCCGTACAAAATGAGAACTTCCGTTGGAGAACACAAGTTAATTTCTCTACCAATAAAAATAAGGTAGAAAAACTCGCGGACAACTATAAAGTATTTGCTTATGGTTCGGGCGTAAACATGGCATACCGTATGATTGTTAAAGAAGGCGGTTCACTAGGTGACCTTTACGGTAACTCATTCAAACGCGATGAAGCAGGAAAAATCGTACTGGATAGCGAAGGACTCCCTGAACTCAATACAGACCGTCAACAATATTTAGGTAACAGCCAACCTAAATGTACATTGGGCTGGAGCAATACATTTAATATCTATGGTGTATCGGTTAATTTCCTGATAGATGCACGCATTGGTGGCGACGTAATGTCATTCACCCAAGGACAATTGGATGCCCACGGGGTAAGCAAAGCCGCCGGCGAAGCACTGGATCGTGGATATGTCGAAGTCGAAGGACAGAAGTTCACTAAAACAGAAAAGAAAGACAACATACAGGGATTCTATGCAAGAGTCGGAGACATCAACGGATGTACAGAATACTATATGTACAAAGGAACCAATATACGTTTACGTGAATTATCCATAGCTTACAGCCTTCCGGAAAAATGGATGGAAAAGACGAAGGTATTCAAAGACATCAATCTCTCATTAGTGGCACGCAACTTATTCTTTATCTATAAAGATGCTCCATTCGATCCTGACGCACTGATGTCAGTAGGAAACGATATGCAGGGTGTAGACGTTTTCGGCATGCCGACTACCCGCAGCATTGGTTTTAATGTGAAATTTACATTCTAA
- a CDS encoding FecR family protein — MNQELLYKYFKGTATIEEEKRILDWVEASEENREAFLKERMMFDVALFSDRQSTGKKTFRLTPILKWGIRVAAVIIVGVCGYFMTNDYLYNKASLPQTVTVPAGQRAQITLADGTRVWLNAQSTLTYASNFGRGERNVELDGEAYFEVAKNKDIPFYVHTEMNKVKVVGTSFNVCAYRGSKEFGTTLVEGIVDIYPANSNQMITRLQKDEVFLNEDGKCKKTTLPSYEYLRWKEGLYCFDDAPFNGILGRLEKYYNVKITVASPELLNYGSFTGKFREQDGIEHILRTISKDHPFEFTINEEKDSITIYKK; from the coding sequence ATGAACCAAGAACTATTATATAAGTATTTTAAAGGAACCGCCACCATTGAAGAAGAAAAGCGCATCCTTGACTGGGTGGAAGCCTCGGAAGAAAATCGGGAAGCTTTCTTGAAAGAACGTATGATGTTTGATGTCGCTTTATTCTCCGACAGGCAAAGTACCGGAAAAAAGACATTTCGTCTGACTCCGATATTAAAATGGGGAATACGTGTAGCTGCCGTTATCATCGTAGGCGTATGCGGTTATTTCATGACTAATGATTACCTATATAATAAAGCATCCCTGCCACAAACAGTAACCGTCCCCGCCGGACAACGTGCACAAATCACTCTTGCCGACGGCACACGAGTATGGCTGAATGCACAGTCCACATTGACCTATGCTTCCAACTTTGGGCGTGGCGAAAGAAACGTGGAACTGGATGGTGAAGCCTACTTTGAAGTGGCCAAAAATAAAGATATCCCCTTCTATGTGCACACTGAGATGAACAAGGTGAAAGTCGTAGGTACCAGTTTCAATGTTTGTGCCTATAGAGGTAGCAAAGAGTTCGGTACCACATTGGTAGAAGGCATAGTAGATATTTATCCTGCCAATAGCAATCAAATGATTACCCGCCTGCAAAAAGACGAAGTTTTCTTGAATGAAGACGGGAAATGTAAGAAAACCACTCTTCCCTCTTACGAATATCTGCGTTGGAAAGAAGGGTTATACTGCTTCGATGATGCCCCTTTCAATGGTATTCTCGGTAGACTGGAAAAATACTATAACGTAAAAATAACCGTTGCTAGCCCTGAGCTGCTGAATTATGGAAGTTTTACCGGAAAATTCCGCGAACAAGACGGCATAGAACACATTCTTCGAACCATCTCTAAAGATCATCCTTTTGAGTTCACGATCAACGAAGAGAAAGACTCGATCACCATCTATAAGAAGTAA